A stretch of the Corylus avellana chromosome ca6, CavTom2PMs-1.0 genome encodes the following:
- the LOC132184133 gene encoding protein DETOXIFICATION 16-like, with protein MEREKEEEKSSLRSPLIQISEEDGVCRERSNGNGVVEEVRKQLWLAGPLIAVSLLQYCLQVISIMFVGHLGELALSGASMATSFATVTGFSLLMGMASALDTLCGQSYGAKQYHVMGIHMQRAMLVLFLVSIPLAVIWANTRSLLILFGQEHDIATEAGQYACYMIPSLFAYGLLQCLNKFLQTQNNVFPMMLSSAVTALLHILICWILVFKSGLGPRGAALANSISYWINVLLLVFYIKFSSSCVKTWTGFSKEALHNIFTFVKLAIPSAVMVCLEMWSFELMVLLSGLLPNPELETSVLSISLNTAATVWMIPYGLSCAVSTRVSNELGAGHPETARLAVCVVFVTAITEGILVGSVLILIRNIWGYAYSNEEEVIRYIAIMLPIVAVSNFLDGLQCVLSGTARGCGWQKIGAYINLGSYYLIGIPAAILLAFVFHIGGKGLWLGIICALVVQVSSLLIVTIRTNWEQEANKATERVHDSVIPAELIS; from the exons atggagagagaaaaagaggaagaaaagtcATCTCTGAGATCGCCATTGATCCAAATCTCTGAAGAAGATGGAGTCTGTAGGGAGAGAAGCAATGGAAACGGAGTTGTTGAGGAAGTAAGGAAGCAGCTATGGCTGGCAGGGCCTCTGATAGCTGTGAGTTTATTACAATATTGTTTGCAGGTGATTTCCATCATGTTTGTTGGTCATCTTGGTGAATTGGCTCTCTCTGGTGCTTCCATGGCCACTTCTTTCGCAACGGTCACAGGTTTCAGCTTGTTG ATGGGAATGGCAAGTGCATTGGATACCTTATGTGGCCAGTCATATGGAGCAAAGCAATATCATGTGATGGGAATACACATGCAGAGAGCCATGcttgttctttttcttgtaAGCATACCCCTTGCAGTCATCTGGGCAAACACAAGATCCCTTCTAATCCTCTTTGGCCAAGAACATGATATAGCAACTGAAGCCGGACAATATGCGTGTTACATGATCCCGAGTCTGTTTGCCTATGGTCTTCTTCAGTGCCTTAATAAATTCTTGCAAACCCAAAACAATGTCTTTCCAATGATGCTAAGCTCTGCAGTCACTGCTTTACTGCACATACTTATATGCTGGATTCTGGTATTTAAATCTGGACTTGGACCTAGAGGAGCTGCCTTGGCCAATTCCATCTCCTATTGGATCAATGTACTTCTGTTGGTATTTTATATCAAGTTCTCTTCTTCATGTGTAAAAACCTGGACAGGTTTCTCAAAGGAGGCGTTGCACAATATATTCACTTTTGTGAAACTTGCTATTCCTTCAGCTGTTATGGTCTG CTTGGAAATGTGGTCATTTGAATTGATGGTTCTCCTATCTGGTCTTCTTCCTAATCCAGAGTTAGAAACTTCAGTGCTTTCTATTAG TCTTAATACAGCTGCAACAGTTTGGATGATCCCGTATGGACTCAGTTGTGCTGTAAG TACTCGGGTCTCAAATGAATTAGGAGCTGGGCATCCAGAAACTGCACGATTAGCAGTATGCGTCGTCTTCGTGACGGCGATCACTGAGGGTATCTTGGTTGGATCAGTCCTGATATTGATACGCAACATTTGGGGCTATGCTTATAGCAATGAAGAAGAAGTGATCAGATATATAGCAATCATGTTGCCAATTGTTGCAGTATCCAACTTTTTAGACGGCCTCCAATGTGTTCTTTCAG GCACTGCTAGAGGCTGCGGTTGGCAGAAGATTGGTGCATATATCAACCTTGGTTCATACTATCTAATTGGAATTCCTGCTGCTATTTTATTAGCTTTTGTCTTCCACATTGGAGGAAAG GGGCTCTGGCTGGGGATCATATGTGCACTCGTAGTCCAAGTGTCATCACTTCTCATTGTTACCATACGTACAAACTGGGAGCAAGAA gcaaataaggCTACAGAGAGAGTCCACGACTCTGTAATTCCTGCTGAATTGATCTCTTGA